From a region of the Umboniibacter marinipuniceus genome:
- a CDS encoding hybrid sensor histidine kinase/response regulator: MSYIHPSIEIKLPLPEIFKTLCFCVVLLFVVPNFAVANQITAVEVYSQTGDDVDINTLDEEAWQPLSTTGPNSLRWPVWIRITLPNTEPLRELNAEEFESPTWVLNLHQSFPGRVQAYHFADGILINRWAIDSYQGFSSRPVNYRNTVIRYRPQDSASNIMILHYQKQARVMRSFTPEAMPLGEFVTESQSRSSFLLISFGVLVGLMIFHVVLFFGTRDVSYIWYSALIASVILFFLASSGFGFQYVWPQWPIFSAGYQSLYAVLTVIISANFSIRFLRLGEISPNWRKTLIGHSYLVIVIGVWSIFSDFAFARVIPIVSLVFYILSIGAAISAVRNGLAFARFFAVAWIIFGCFVAVQVVLITFFPSLTEASYTVSLSGFLVQMLLFAAALSDRIRLIREGQINAENSNLAKQQFLANISHELRTPMNGVMGRLDLLGSTTLSKEQNTLLDQAKYSGQELLLVINDLLDFSSIDTGELELEQKAILLQSLASKTVERFNASAEAKNLTLTVEVDKSVESGIVTDPVRIQQVIDNLVANAIKFTHSGEVRLVLTLEECDENLVLLATVTDTGIGISDLDQADLFEAFHQLDANTTREYGGTGLGLAISRKLARLLGGDLRVKSQLGEGSQFIATFSVKAIDRLDGVKLLVVEDNLINQEIAKALLEERGALVKLAENGCEALALMQHLNRADLDLILMDCMMPEMDGYEATRQIRAGAAGEYFTEIPIVALTANAMKGDRDKCLEAGMNDHVAKPIEILTLSATVQKWLS, translated from the coding sequence GTGTCTTATATCCACCCTAGTATTGAAATTAAGTTACCGCTACCGGAAATATTCAAGACACTTTGCTTTTGCGTAGTGCTCCTTTTTGTCGTTCCTAACTTCGCTGTCGCTAACCAAATCACAGCGGTCGAAGTCTATTCACAGACTGGCGATGATGTTGATATTAATACTTTAGACGAGGAAGCCTGGCAGCCGCTTTCAACGACTGGCCCTAACTCACTTCGGTGGCCAGTATGGATTCGAATTACGCTACCGAATACTGAACCACTTCGCGAGCTTAATGCAGAAGAGTTCGAGTCTCCTACATGGGTTTTAAATTTACATCAGTCCTTCCCAGGTAGAGTTCAAGCCTATCATTTCGCCGATGGAATTTTAATCAACCGTTGGGCTATCGATAGTTATCAAGGTTTTTCGAGTAGACCTGTTAACTACCGCAACACGGTAATTCGCTATCGTCCGCAGGACTCGGCCTCAAATATTATGATCCTTCATTATCAGAAGCAGGCAAGGGTAATGCGTTCATTCACGCCCGAAGCAATGCCACTGGGTGAATTCGTCACGGAGAGTCAATCAAGGTCAAGCTTTCTGCTCATCTCATTTGGCGTTCTAGTAGGTCTCATGATTTTTCATGTCGTCCTGTTCTTTGGAACACGGGATGTTAGTTATATTTGGTACAGCGCGCTTATCGCTTCGGTAATATTATTCTTTCTCGCTTCGTCAGGTTTTGGATTTCAGTATGTCTGGCCCCAGTGGCCCATATTTAGCGCGGGATATCAGTCGCTCTATGCGGTTTTGACGGTGATTATTTCAGCAAATTTCTCAATTCGGTTTCTCCGGCTAGGCGAGATTTCACCCAACTGGCGAAAGACTCTAATCGGCCATTCTTATCTAGTCATTGTCATCGGTGTATGGAGTATCTTTAGTGACTTCGCGTTTGCTCGAGTGATTCCAATTGTAAGTTTAGTGTTTTATATCCTTAGTATTGGCGCTGCCATTAGCGCAGTAAGAAACGGCTTGGCGTTTGCTAGGTTCTTTGCCGTAGCTTGGATCATCTTCGGTTGTTTTGTCGCGGTTCAGGTTGTTCTGATTACATTTTTTCCTAGCTTGACCGAGGCTTCCTATACCGTTTCGTTAAGTGGTTTCCTAGTCCAAATGCTGCTATTTGCTGCGGCGCTCTCTGATCGCATTCGCCTGATACGCGAGGGTCAAATTAATGCTGAAAATAGTAACCTTGCGAAACAGCAATTTTTGGCAAATATTTCCCATGAGTTGCGTACTCCAATGAACGGCGTTATGGGGCGACTGGATCTGCTCGGAAGCACCACCTTATCCAAAGAGCAAAATACATTACTTGATCAAGCTAAGTATAGTGGGCAAGAGTTACTCTTGGTGATCAACGATTTACTCGACTTTTCCTCGATCGACACTGGCGAACTAGAGCTGGAGCAGAAAGCAATATTACTGCAATCCCTTGCGTCTAAGACGGTTGAGCGATTCAATGCGTCTGCGGAAGCAAAGAACTTGACGCTGACGGTGGAGGTAGATAAGTCAGTTGAGTCCGGCATCGTTACTGATCCAGTCCGAATCCAGCAGGTGATAGACAACCTCGTAGCGAACGCAATTAAGTTTACCCATAGTGGTGAGGTCCGCCTTGTTTTGACGCTGGAGGAGTGTGATGAAAACCTGGTCCTCTTGGCGACGGTAACGGATACAGGTATCGGTATTAGTGATTTGGATCAGGCCGACTTATTCGAAGCGTTCCATCAGCTTGATGCCAACACCACTCGAGAATACGGGGGAACTGGGCTCGGGCTAGCTATTTCAAGAAAACTCGCGCGATTATTAGGCGGCGATCTTAGGGTAAAAAGTCAGCTCGGCGAAGGGAGTCAATTCATAGCTACTTTCTCAGTCAAGGCAATCGATCGGCTGGACGGAGTAAAACTGCTCGTGGTTGAGGATAACCTGATTAACCAAGAGATAGCAAAAGCACTGTTAGAAGAGCGAGGAGCCCTCGTGAAGCTGGCTGAGAATGGCTGCGAGGCATTGGCGCTAATGCAGCATTTAAATAGGGCTGACTTAGACTTGATTCTTATGGATTGTATGATGCCCGAGATGGACGGCTATGAGGCTACGCGTCAGATTCGTGCTGGCGCAGCTGGGGAATACTTTACTGAAATTCCAATTGTTGCGCTCACTGCAAATGCTATGAAAGGTGATAGAGATAAGTGCTTAGAGGCTGGTATGAATGATCATGTAGCTAAGCCAATTGAAATTTTAACACTCAGCGCAACGGTACAAAAGTGGTTAAGCTAA
- a CDS encoding Hpt domain-containing protein codes for MSVIDQEHAISLLGGHEVIYKKILQKFIDSVDAGSYSFTANDVNGDFDAVARIIHSVKGVSENVGAMKVKELAVVLDQQAKDHLTNDIISGIDGYNAAMAEACNEIRQILSL; via the coding sequence ATGTCGGTTATTGATCAAGAACACGCAATATCGCTATTAGGCGGGCATGAGGTTATCTACAAAAAGATCCTCCAGAAATTCATCGATTCGGTTGATGCTGGTAGTTATAGCTTTACGGCCAATGATGTGAATGGCGACTTTGATGCAGTGGCTAGAATTATTCATTCCGTTAAGGGTGTATCCGAAAATGTGGGTGCTATGAAGGTAAAGGAGTTAGCCGTCGTGTTAGATCAGCAAGCTAAAGATCATCTGACGAATGACATCATAAGTGGCATTGACGGCTATAACGCGGCAATGGCTGAGGCCTGTAATGAGATTCGCCAAATTCTTTCGTTATAG
- a CDS encoding ATP-binding protein, whose translation MNRLYSLPFRWQLTLVAGVPMMALLFFIVNSVIENLSRSQEVADLATTYEAYSVIGERIAKLEALGIAATLGAQEDLTAFADQIIINEEQVREFTSMRMAPEVKQDFLFWFEDLNNIAAFVQAEEFSNEEIVELVRAEIENGDALVEYLVVNISDDQLRRGANAFSELFDIGARGALESLLIAAYSRWPNEETSEALARNNVQQSLSFQRYLSRFAQEEDISALLAVTQTPEFSRARELRNSAINASGATIDISDVDISLLRVRDEQLESLVKSSEATIIDVAKLRSQEILKETYLGLALMTLIGLMTITLGFLITRRTLTAINTVGECLDIVETKRDFARRVNISGQDELAALGKQVNSLIQAREQSEQIIFEERDRALRAKEEAEKANFAKSIFLANMSHEIRTPLNGIIGMSDILRRSNLSTAQAEHLSTILTSSKHLLNLINDVLDISKIESESLTIVPVESEIWQLFTDITAIVIPKSQQNNNNFEFEAPDDLPSTLILDDHRLKQILLNLLGNAVKFTKNGTVSLIIDYELNELDQQYWLHCHIQDTGIGISNDAAEKIFEPFKQADDSITRDFQGTGLGLAISRQLTRLMGGDITLKSKAGKGSTFTVSVPISGSSDDFDASALDDIPVYWLAADNTSAQLTWKSLNYFCPKLKKLTDSDVIPENSIIAIQPEDPNHLNTLLEIIAERNLADHAILFKDSSLEIDDSVVDRSRIGSIYKLPVRGKTLAQHLMKFSTKSIETIDLGIRGEGVKVLVVEDNPVNQMVAQLGLEEHGFEVILADNGEEGIAEWVKAATQKKPFHVILMDCMMPVMDGFQSTQGIRAEEESLGCQRTPIVALTASVLDDDVSACFDAGMDAIVHKPYEIEVLVKKILAMIF comes from the coding sequence ATGAACAGACTCTACTCCCTTCCCTTCCGGTGGCAGCTAACACTGGTTGCTGGTGTGCCAATGATGGCCCTGTTATTCTTTATTGTTAACTCGGTAATAGAAAATCTATCGCGTTCTCAGGAAGTTGCTGATTTGGCTACCACCTACGAAGCCTACTCAGTGATTGGCGAAAGAATTGCTAAATTAGAAGCCCTTGGGATAGCAGCCACTCTGGGCGCACAAGAAGACCTCACAGCCTTCGCTGACCAGATAATCATCAACGAAGAACAAGTTAGAGAATTTACGTCAATGAGAATGGCGCCAGAGGTCAAGCAGGATTTTTTGTTCTGGTTTGAAGATCTCAATAATATCGCCGCGTTTGTACAAGCAGAAGAGTTTAGCAACGAAGAGATAGTTGAGTTAGTACGCGCGGAAATTGAAAATGGTGATGCGCTGGTTGAATATCTCGTTGTGAACATCTCTGACGATCAGCTCCGAAGAGGTGCTAATGCCTTCTCTGAGCTCTTCGATATTGGTGCTCGCGGTGCCTTAGAGTCGCTCCTCATCGCCGCTTACTCGCGATGGCCCAATGAGGAGACGTCTGAGGCGCTGGCACGAAATAATGTCCAGCAGTCACTATCTTTTCAACGCTACCTATCTCGCTTCGCCCAGGAGGAAGATATAAGCGCGCTCTTGGCTGTTACTCAGACACCTGAGTTTAGTCGTGCCCGCGAGCTCCGAAATTCAGCCATTAACGCAAGCGGCGCGACGATAGACATTTCCGACGTCGATATTTCACTGTTACGTGTTCGTGATGAGCAGCTTGAAAGTTTGGTTAAAAGCAGTGAAGCAACCATTATTGACGTTGCAAAGCTCAGATCTCAGGAAATTCTCAAGGAGACCTACCTCGGCTTAGCCTTGATGACACTGATCGGTCTCATGACTATCACGCTGGGTTTTCTGATTACTCGTCGAACGCTCACTGCGATTAACACCGTTGGGGAATGCTTAGATATCGTGGAGACTAAGAGGGATTTTGCGCGCCGAGTTAATATTTCAGGTCAAGATGAGCTTGCTGCGCTTGGTAAACAGGTGAATAGCCTGATTCAAGCTCGAGAACAAAGTGAACAAATTATTTTTGAGGAGCGTGATCGAGCACTCCGCGCCAAAGAGGAGGCTGAAAAAGCAAACTTTGCGAAAAGCATTTTTCTCGCCAACATGTCTCACGAAATCCGCACGCCACTCAATGGTATTATTGGCATGAGCGATATTCTCCGTCGTTCGAATCTCAGCACCGCGCAAGCTGAGCATCTAAGCACCATCCTTACTTCGTCTAAACACCTTTTAAATCTCATCAACGATGTGCTCGATATCTCTAAGATCGAATCCGAATCGCTTACTATTGTGCCCGTTGAATCTGAGATTTGGCAGCTCTTCACCGACATCACTGCCATTGTGATTCCGAAATCTCAGCAGAATAACAACAACTTTGAATTCGAAGCGCCGGACGATCTTCCGTCAACACTAATTCTCGATGATCACCGCCTTAAACAGATTCTTCTTAATCTATTGGGCAATGCTGTAAAGTTCACCAAAAATGGCACGGTTTCATTGATCATTGACTACGAGTTAAATGAACTCGATCAACAATATTGGCTCCACTGCCATATACAAGATACCGGCATCGGAATTAGTAACGACGCAGCCGAAAAGATCTTTGAGCCTTTTAAGCAGGCGGACGATTCCATCACTAGGGACTTTCAAGGAACAGGCCTTGGCCTAGCAATTTCACGTCAGCTCACCCGTCTAATGGGTGGGGATATAACGCTGAAAAGTAAAGCAGGTAAAGGTTCGACCTTTACGGTTTCAGTGCCGATTTCAGGGAGTTCCGATGATTTTGATGCTTCGGCACTTGACGATATCCCAGTGTATTGGTTGGCCGCCGATAATACCTCTGCGCAATTGACATGGAAGAGTCTGAATTACTTCTGCCCAAAGCTTAAGAAATTGACCGATAGCGATGTAATTCCGGAAAATTCCATTATTGCTATTCAGCCAGAAGACCCCAATCACTTGAACACTCTGTTAGAGATTATTGCCGAAAGAAATCTTGCTGATCACGCCATACTCTTTAAAGACTCATCGCTTGAGATAGATGACTCAGTCGTTGACAGGTCAAGAATCGGTTCAATATATAAACTACCTGTCCGAGGTAAAACGCTGGCTCAGCATTTGATGAAATTTAGCACGAAAAGTATAGAAACCATTGACCTAGGAATCCGCGGTGAGGGTGTAAAGGTGCTCGTTGTCGAAGATAACCCCGTAAACCAAATGGTTGCGCAACTAGGACTTGAAGAGCATGGCTTCGAGGTTATTCTTGCGGATAATGGCGAAGAGGGTATTGCTGAATGGGTTAAAGCCGCAACCCAGAAGAAACCTTTCCATGTCATCTTGATGGACTGCATGATGCCAGTCATGGATGGTTTCCAGTCTACTCAGGGTATTAGAGCTGAAGAAGAGTCCCTAGGCTGCCAACGCACTCCAATTGTAGCGCTCACAGCGAGTGTTCTGGACGATGATGTCAGCGCGTGCTTCGACGCTGGTATGGATGCGATTGTGCATAAACCCTACGAAATTGAGGTATTAGTTAAGAAGATCTTAGCCATGATATTCTAA